GTCTTggacaataaattaatttttttaaaataaaaggataatacATTACTTAATGCCTAAATTTTAATGTTTCAGTATTTCTCAAATGAATatagaatattattttgtaCACAAGCGAGGGCATTGAATGCAATCAGAGACTTGCTCTCTGCATGTAACCTGTAATTTCTTTGAAGGCTACTTCTACTCCACTGGTTGGGTTAGGAGTTGGTACAATGGGCCCTCGTGTATTGTGGTTGGGAGGTCTAATGGCCTGGCACCTGTATGCATACCTTATAAACACAACATTTAAAAACTGATGGAAAAAGATTTTATCATGTCAATTTGTGGATGCCGAAGGAGTCGATTTTATCATGTCCACAGCAAAAGGATGGTTATGGTAGGAGGATAGGATTACGAGTCGTATTATCAATCAATATGTACCTAAAGCCACACAAGGCAGGGACATTTTTCCTCACAATAAGGCCTTTTTCAAACTGATGGAAAAAGATTTTACcactaatttttcttataatttttttcaaaaaatatgatataaaagaaAGCGCATGGACCTAGAGCTCCCAGTACCTACGGGCGCACTAGGCCGGCATGAACCAGCCCCATCATGCCACAAAAACAAGTGCGATGGGCAGGCACGTGCCAAACCTTGGCAGACTAGACTAGCACATGCCTGGCTCAAGTGTGTTGGGAAAATGTGCTGCCAGGCTCTAGCATGCGAGCCTAACATGTTGCCCCTAGACCTAATTTTTGGGTGGAGACTTTACACCCAGGGTATTTTCCCAACCTTTGCACCCTTGGTTTTGAGAGAGATTTGTCTGACGGGTCACACAACTAAAATTATACTTGGGCATAATACTTATAGGTTTGAACAGGATGCCTAAAACTATCTCTACCTAGGCTATAGGGAACTATTGCCTCTTCAATTATATAAATGGTGATAGGCCTATGTTCCACCTACACCCCTGAGTTTACAAAAGGCTTCATCGGCCTATTATGTCTCCATCTCCTATAATGATAAATGTGGTGGGTGATTTTAGTGGAAGACATGAAGACAAGTGTGTGATTGTAGTTACTTGAGCAAACTGAGTGAAACACAACTCATTGCTCACTAAAATGATTATTCTCAAACCCCTCTATCCTAACAAAATGACAAGGTTTATGAGGTATAAATTTCTCTTGAACCATTTGGATCTCTccattctttaaatattttgactCTCTCAAGCAATATCTCTCTCACACAGATAGTTACTTAAGAATCTgagagtttttaaatttatcaaaaaggATCTTTTAAGGTAATTGGTCTCCAACCTCAAGCTACACCAATCATGGCTATATTGACAACGAAGAGTGGAACATATTGCAACAATAAAGTGATTAACTCATTattcaaccacaaaaaaaaacattattttaagcatttaggattttgaaacatcattatttaattttgtttatgggaaattgattaaaaaaaaagcctttgttTCTTCGTATAACTTATTTTTGACATTTCCATGGTAGACAACCACGATAAACCTGGGCTAGGATGTGGGAATGATCTATCTACCACTGCAGACACCTCTGCCTAATCGAACCTTCAACAACGTATTTAGCAAGTACAACTCCTCACATAGATAGTGTTAGCAATGCAAGGTCAAAATCATACCTTTCCACCTTTAACAAGTCTAGGTATCTCTAGTAATGTTTTCAACCCCAGCACCAAGACACTCCTAATGCATATAGGTAATTGCATTACCCTGAGGAGTCTGggcaaaataatcttaaaaaaagcaTTTGCCTTTGCACTTGCTAAGTCCCTTAAGTGGTAATTCATGTCGTCGTGCTACCCTTATATAGAGTAGGAATTATTGGCTTATAACCTCTAAAAACTATAAGATTGATGTTAATCATCAACCTCACCATTCCTCATCAAACTTTTCAGGCTCACTTAAGCTTAGCggaaaaaaaggatcaaaagaCACTTAATATTTAAGCTTCTCTAAGAAAATATCTACAACCCCCATCAAATGCGGGGCTCTTTATTTTCCAAATGAGTTTTGAATActtaatatttagttttaatatttcaagagTTTAAGTGAAAAACTCTTAGTCATTGATAAAGTACATCACTAAAGTGATAAATCTTAAAGATGACACTTCTTCAAGTGGTGAAAAATAGCTTGGTGAGGATTCATCAAGGACATTATAATCTTTGActtgaattaataaataatacaatacTCAAGACTGATGTCATAACCCATTTCTGGGCTATTCcctaatttcactttttttaataaaaaaaaaaataaaggtcatTTTATCGCAGCAACTGAAGACAATAAAGCTGGCTGCTTTCGTTGCCGCTGTTACTACCTCCCCCTAGGTAATGCACTCTCCCTTTTCTAAACCTCTTGCATTCTCTAATACTGATAGGTATGCCATTTTGGCATGATGTTATGTGTAAAGAGATCAAggctttcatatttttattggcttgcacttgaaaaagaaaataaaaaattgataaatattttgaaaaaataacttaagaaattaaatatctgttattaaaaatattttttattttcttatctaaTTACTGgtaaatgttttattaaaaatctttaCTTTACTTGaaattgctaattttttatattaattctttatattatttttaaaaaagacaaatattatgatagaaataaattttatataaaaagtagaAGAGCATGAACACATAAAAGTATGCCATTTTGGCATGATGCTATGTGTAAAGAGATCAAGGCTTTGCGCTCTAATCACATTTGATCTTTAGTTCCTTTTCATCATTCGATGAACattgttggcagtagatgggtgtatcggatcaaacgtcgtgttAATGATAGTATTGagtgttataaaaataatcctCATTGCCAAAGGCTTTACCTTGCAGGAAGACATTGATTATCCTGAAACCTTAAGTCCAATTGTTAAGCAGGCCACCGTCCGATTAGTTTTCTCCATTGCGGTTTTGCACACttggaagattcatcaacttgatattcataataCCTTTCTTAATAGcattcttactgaagaggtatacacgaaacaacctccaggttttgttgactctACTCTttcatctcatgtgtgcagattgcacaagtcattgtatggtttaaaacaggcaccgagggcatggtacactcgtctaagtgattttttgctctccatcgatTTTCTTgcctccaaggttgacacctcattgtttatcttatctaatggagctaatatcttttatcttttagtgtatgttgatgatatcctacttacgggtagcaactctgctatgctccatcacctaATACAGTTATTAAGCTTTGAATTCAAGCTTTGTGACATAGGCATCATCCACTACTttttgggtattgaagttcagtgtaTTGGTATAGATTTGATGCTGCGTAAAcacaaatatattcttgacatcctcactcgggctggtatgacttcctgtaAACTCGTTGATACTCTAATCTCTTCTTCGAAAGTTACTATACTACCGGATTATTCATTCTCTAATCCTACACAGTTTCGTCAAATCATGGGTGCCCTTCAATATCTTATCTTCACCTGCTTAGATATCTactttgctgttaacagagtttGTTACTTCATACATACTCTTACAGATTCTTATTGGACCATCGTTAAACATATTCTATGCTACCTTAAAGGTACGACCTCCTATGgattccatatcactcgaggttCCTcctttgctctacatggctttactgATGCAGATTGAGGTGGTAGTATtaatgatcgcaagtctacagGTGGTTACCTTGTTTTCTTTGGTTAAACGCCGATTTTATGGAAACCCGGTAAGCAACACATAGTTGCTCACTCCTCttctgaggctgagtataaagcctcAATAGAAGGTATTGTTAAGGTTATTTAGTTGTAATATTTGTTAACAGATCTACAGGTTCCCTCTATCTTTgctcctaccatttggtgtgataaccTCGAAGCGAGCTATCTCTTCGCGAATCCTATTTTCATGCTTGTACTAAGTATGCTGAAGTAGATTATCATTTTATCCGCGACCGGGTTGTGAAGAAagagattcagattcgttttatccTCTTTCAGGATCAACTTGTTGATGTCTTCATCAAACCGCTTTCTGCTTTGtcctttaatgtttttcaatttaagctTCGGGTCGATTCTCCACCCTCAACTTGAGAAGGTATTTTATAGAATGTATAGCATGTATAtatctgaataaaaaattaatatagaatTATTCTAATAATATAATCCATATAATTATTGCCGTGTTTTGCtacaaacatatatatacatagaaaAAGTTAGTTAAGGCATGATCTAAGCGACTCTATTATTCTCAATATCTTAATTTGAAAATCCAAGGAATTAATAGGCCAAACAATTAATTAAGTGCGTGGGGGAATTGGCTGAAAAAGGTTGATCCCACTCACAATGCGAGGAGAGTCCATGAAGGTTTGATTGACTTCGGTCGAGTGGTGTTAGAAACATCCTGGAGAGATAGTTACGAAGTTGTGGCACGTGGCATGAAACATCTAGGTGTTAAGGTTCTGGTATGTCTATTTATGTGCTATGTTCTAAGGGAGGTTGTACTTCTATATGTGtcaattttttgtgtttccattttattttattttaattttaaacaaacaagAGATTTTTGGGCCGCACAAAAGATTCCAACACATGTTTGGGCATTGAGGCCTCTAGCGAGCTCTATTTCAAGTACCTTTAATGGTCGATAGTTGATTTCGACCATTTTAACTAGTTCGCTCGAGAAtaactaatatttttctttatcaatcaaatggataaattattatttttatataaacacttAACTAGTTCGCTCGGTCTGCCCTTTCAAAAGCCAATGTCCCAGTCAACAATACGCCACACCATTCTTCGTACTTCGATCCCAAATCACGAAACACCCTATGCATTAATGTAACAATACATACTTTTCACAGATgagttgtttatatatttttggctCATCACCGTCGTCGTCTCACATTATAGAACTTAGAGACAGAGAACAAAGTCAAGTTTTAATATTGTTGCCTATCTACGTGCAGCTCTTCTGCTTGTTTTTGCGTGCATATTAGCCAAAACTACCCGTTCCCTTTCCCAAcacaatagaaaaggaaattaaagatGTATAGAAGCTGTGCCTACACTCCCAGCATAGCATAGTATAGAGAGActattgccttttttttattagaaaataatataaattatatcttagaatttcatctaacaacttaagttattgccttttttttattagaaaataatataaattatatcttagaatttcatctaacaacttaagttattgagttaaaatgattatttaatatatatggtATCAGAACCTTGATGACCAActagtcacgagtttgaatcttaccatctccatttatttgataaaaattaaacataagatAATGTGTACCTgtgcaagttttaagcccaaaaggttttcacttgagggactatgttagaaaataatataaatcatatcctagaacctcacctaacaacttaagctattgAATTGAGATTGTTCTTTGACATCTTTTCCTTGTGTATATTATTTACTTCAGGGAAGCAATGACAAGCAAGGCTATGCACCTCTGCTTGGTTCTCTAGAGCACTATGTATAACGAAAAATGAGCCAAAATATCTATCACAATTATGGTaattaagtgtgtgtgtgatgaGCTTGGCAAATAGACAAAGGGAACTTTCATAGTATAGTATATATCGCACCCTCCCTAGATCTAACCTTATTCATTAACAGTCAAGTTAAAATATGCAAGGGTTCCAAGAACCGCACCCTccctctctatttatttatatatttgtttttttaaagaagggATTATTTAAGTCCATGGATCCATGGTCTTCAACGTGTATGCATTAGATCCAAAACTCAAGTTACGAACGTGCAAtactttgttttgataaaactaTGTCATTGACTTGTTCTAAACAATACTGTCACCCATGCTGTGAGGAAATTGACAAGTTCATTTTCCATCAAATATAAACGAtaggagatttttttattattattaactttattaTATTCCTTGACATAGCCTTGCAGAAGGTTTTTCTAATCTCTAAAACAGCACTACTACGGATTAACTCTGGTGCTAAAATCTAGAAATTAAAATCTAAGATAGAGAGAAGAACAAAGGAAGAGAGAGGAAACATGATCCTACTGCATAAGCCAAGCAAGTAGTATTAATCCTTAATCAGCTCTATTGCATCAGTAAGTTCCTGATTATTGCAGCTTGGGCTGTGTCAGTTGTTTCCAATAGCTCAGACAGCCGCTCGCTAAGATCACCAACCTCTCTATGCAAGCTTTTAATATAGTTGCATGTCTCCTGCAAGATCTTGGCAGCCGAAACCTtcgaacaataaaaataaaataaaaaatccaactcAAGTTAAAAGCTAGTAAAGCACAAACATATACCGAAGGTCTCAGAAGTAGCTTGAAAAAAGAAGTAAACATCGCAACATATGTAAAGTTGAAAATGTCTATAATTAGATGCTAGTCGCACAAAAGCAAAACCGACCACATCAAACGTTTGTAACTATTACATCTACGTACCAAcagcacacacaaaaaaaaaaaagaacaaatggaTCTGTAAATGGTCTGGCAGTTAAAGAGATAACAGAAGCTGTACACTTGAATAAACTTTGTGGGTCTTTCATGGATCAGTAGAGGAAGTTATTCGTTCAGTATATGAATTAGGAAGAAGTCAAAGGAACTCGACAATAAAAAATCCACTTTGCTTTACATTTCTTAAAGGAAACTGATGACTGCTGTGTATATATGCTACTATAATTGTTACAGTACTAGCTAGTAGGTTTTAGCTCCTAAACCATGAGAAGccatcctttcttttttcttggattaatttttgtttgagaCCAGTCCAATTAATAGagataaaaatatcatcttagcTACAGCTCCTacaatttaattgaaaacagTTTACCGGTGAATATATTATATAGCTGGGGAGGTCATAAAActagttataaattaaatagaccTACTagtaataattaagtttttgttttttaactccTACTAACTACTACTATAGTAGTACCTTGTCAGAACGCCTGTTACGAATCTCAGGAAGAAGTTGTTGCAGCTTTGTAACAAGATCAAGGATCTGATCATCACTGATTCTTGAACTACTTGATTGCCTCGATCGTGACCTTCGGCTAGACATGTTCTTGAAATTGATATTCACTTAATTATGGAAACAAGCAGTAGCAGctcaaagaaagaaacaagggATGATTATAGAGGAGATacagtctatatatatatatatatatatatataatcaggcGAGTGAGAAGTATAGGGACGAAGAAAGAAAGTTACAGGCGAGTGTGCAAgttaaaaagaaggaaaatagtCATGAGAAAGAGTGAAGAGGCAAGTTATGGAAAGAAGTGAAGGGGGAAGAGAAATTAAGAAAGGGAGCACAAGATCACAAGCAGTGGTGTTGGAGCTAGCGGAGAAAACAAATGTGAATGCATGGGAGAAAGCAGTGGGCTAAGCTTTCATTtaaatagggtttttttttagaagaaagagAGTGTGCGAAAGAATCAAATTTCTAGAGATGCGCCATACTGTCTTCCTTTGTGTGTGTTCCCAGGTCGGAGTTTGATCTCAACTGGAATCTCGCACTCTCTCTTGTTTCCTAGCCAGCGAGTATGTGTCAGTACCCTCCACGCAGCACCATCTTATTTTATTACCCCCCCCCCCCgcactaattaatatttttaattctgtTTTTTCCAGAAACCTagatttattttcatcttctgtctctcatatatatatatatatatatatatatattcacacaCACCTGAATTTTTGACCCGtatggttgtgattatttttgaaattattttttatttataaatatattaaaataataattatttattttttaaaatttatttttgatactagtatattaaaatgattttaaaaacataaaaaatattagtttaaaataaataaaattttaaattttaaattttttttaaaatatttttaaaatacaaacacaaataaaatttaaagatgatGATCATCCTAATTCCTTGAAAATTTTAGGAGCAAGTGAGGGCCTGGACGGTATGTTTTAACAgattattatgaatattttgCCTTGCGTATTCACTTACTTATTGTAACTGAGCTTTAACCTAATTCTTATGAGCTTTGTGCTTTgaatttcttgatatttatatctttcttaaataaaatttagatagttttaaattattaatcaggTTTCAAGAATACATATATGGGTATCtattatctattattatttattattcaataaaaaataaaatagttaatatatatatatatatatatatatattaaatagtaaaatgatatatatttatgtgTGTTTTGGGTTACTGTTATGATAtgtatatatcatattatattaaaataaatctgaatgtttgataaatatatctatataatataaatatatatttcaatttaggTTCAGGTGAGTTTTGGAGCATATATAACAATATTCATActctatttattattaattagtaaAGTAACAATCCAAAAAGTAAACACCTTTTCAAGGCAAGTTAAGTCGATATCCTTTGTTATTATCCATCATTAATAGTTCATTGATATTATTATCGTGAGTACTTCCATATCTCTCACTAAGATTTGATGAAGAAATATTAATAGTTATATCAAATCCTTGATAAAATTTCACCAACTGATACAATATTGCCAActaatttgtatatattaagtttattttattaatcaatagtTTCAGAATTTAAAggatgtttaattttaaaactagatTATTTACTTATATTATGTTGTGGgtcagatcaatttttttaaaaaaatttaggcattgctaatgtgatttttttaaaaaattaaaccatgtaGAGAGTAACCTGATGTGAAAAAATCAACTTGTCAAGTTCAAAAACAacctaaacaataaaaaaaccatagtttgactaaaaacaaaatttaaaacaatatctttttaaaaatattgagacgatAATATATTGAATCGACTTGGGTTAACTTAGATTAATATGTAAAATCCATAATTAGGGtaatgagactatgataaccttatagaaaacaaataaaaaaatattttgaagcttaattctcaattaattcaatgttgaaggatgaaattgaaaaaaaaaataaaaaaaagtactaaAAAATGACTTAAGTCAACATTGGTTACCatgttaaatttgaattatgaGACCGGGAtaacccaatataaaaaaaaaattatgaagcataatttccaatcaatctaattttgaatgttgaaattgaaaaaaaatcaattagaaaaggaGACAAAAAAGACCTGAGTCAATTTGTTAAACCTATGACTCAGGTTATGAGTCtgaaataaccttatagaaaaccaacaaaaaatactatgaagattaattcataatcaactcaatgttgaaggataaaattgaaaaaaaaaatccaattacaaAAATAGACAAAGGAAACTCTAGCCAACTGGTTAACCTATAAAAGTTATGTCTTGAGTCATTAGACTGAGATAATCTCttagaaaacaaactaaaataaattataaaactcaatttccaataaatataatgttggaggattaaattaaaaaaaaaaataaaagaaaacataaaaagaaagtatTGCTTCCATGAACAATActttataaggataaaaataatgatttcttCTCCTTAATTAGTTTATGTTAATGATATCTAACAATTCTTGATTTGAGATACTTTAATGGATTTATAGttcacatatatatttttatttttttattatattttctaaatgttaaaaatatttttttttgttatataactTTTGATCTTAAATTGAGAATTAGTCGTCAATAATGAGGCAAGCTCAAACCCAAAAGTTGCTTAATCAATCATAATTTGAATatcacacttttttttaaatggagaaAACCTGAAAGAAAATAGCATATTGTTTCTGTTTATCAAAATgtctatgctttttttttttttttttttataaaaaagttctctataaaatacaaagaaaaaagaaaacaattaagcCATTTAAATTCCATAATTTTCTCCAATTTAATATCTTAG
The genomic region above belongs to Populus alba chromosome 12, ASM523922v2, whole genome shotgun sequence and contains:
- the LOC118028993 gene encoding transcription factor PRE3 is translated as MSSRRSRSRQSSSSRISDDQILDLVTKLQQLLPEIRNRRSDKVSAAKILQETCNYIKSLHREVGDLSERLSELLETTDTAQAAIIRNLLMQ